The following proteins come from a genomic window of Thiothrix unzii:
- a CDS encoding inositol monophosphatase family protein: MMQPDLQVLVQEIRQIARDEILPRFAKIGFAVKQDGSLLTEADLATNRRIEAFLQQHWPHIAFLSEEMELDAQEQLLREADALWCLDPLDGTSNFAAGLPLFAVSLALFERGEVVLALTYDPVRDEMFSAARGQGAWLNGQPLRCQPSAFTLRNAVAIVDFKRLSTPLKRALSEAAPYGSQRNLGSCVLEWAWMAANRGHLYLHGGMKLWDLAAGTLILAEAGGYACTLQGESVFRSGMAVRSVVASPDRALFEAWFAYLQENQ, encoded by the coding sequence ATGATGCAGCCTGATTTGCAAGTATTGGTGCAGGAAATACGTCAAATTGCACGTGATGAGATTTTGCCACGGTTTGCCAAAATAGGTTTTGCGGTTAAGCAAGATGGTAGTTTATTAACCGAGGCGGATTTAGCCACGAATCGGCGTATCGAGGCGTTTTTGCAGCAACATTGGCCGCACATCGCGTTTTTGAGCGAGGAAATGGAGTTGGACGCGCAGGAGCAATTATTGCGCGAAGCCGATGCGTTATGGTGTCTTGATCCTTTGGATGGCACGAGTAATTTTGCAGCGGGGTTGCCTTTGTTTGCGGTATCGCTGGCGTTGTTTGAGCGCGGCGAAGTGGTGTTAGCACTGACTTACGACCCGGTGCGCGATGAAATGTTTAGCGCGGCGCGGGGGCAGGGGGCGTGGTTAAACGGGCAGCCGTTACGTTGCCAGCCCAGCGCGTTTACCTTGCGGAATGCGGTGGCAATCGTGGATTTTAAGCGATTATCGACCCCACTCAAACGCGCGTTAAGCGAGGCAGCACCCTACGGTTCACAGCGCAATTTAGGCAGTTGCGTGTTGGAATGGGCGTGGATGGCGGCGAATCGCGGGCATTTGTATTTGCACGGCGGAATGAAATTGTGGGATTTGGCAGCTGGTACGCTGATTTTGGCGGAGGCGGGCGGCTACGCTTGTACTTTACAAGGTGAATCGGTTTTCAGAAGCGGAATGGCGGTGCGTTCGGTGGTGGCTTCGCCGGATCGGGCGTTGTTTGAAGCTTGGTTTGCGTATTTGCAGGAAAATCAATAA
- the murI gene encoding glutamate racemase: MAAEQAIGVFDSGLGGISVLREIHRLLPQESLIYVADSAHAPYGSKTSDYIRERSQYIAHFLLQQRVKVLVVACNTATVHAVDFLRETLPIPVVGIEPAVKPAARMTQTGVVGVLATQQTVNSPRLQQLIRDHAGAVQVLTQACPGLVEHVEAGDFSSTAVRQLLKHYTLPLLEAGADTLVLGCTHYPFLSELIHEVTHGRMTVLETSTPVTHQLMRVLERHALQATQTAGGDVTFFTGRQDEQHLLSLQVLWQRAVTPRELPC, translated from the coding sequence ATGGCAGCAGAACAGGCGATTGGCGTATTCGACTCCGGTTTGGGGGGGATTTCGGTGCTGCGCGAAATTCATCGCCTGTTACCGCAGGAGTCGTTGATTTACGTGGCAGATTCCGCGCACGCGCCGTATGGCAGTAAAACATCAGATTACATCCGTGAACGTAGTCAATACATTGCCCATTTTCTATTACAACAGCGGGTGAAAGTGTTGGTGGTGGCGTGCAATACCGCGACAGTTCATGCGGTGGATTTTTTGCGCGAAACCTTGCCGATTCCGGTGGTGGGGATTGAACCGGCAGTAAAACCGGCAGCGCGAATGACCCAAACCGGCGTAGTTGGGGTATTGGCGACCCAGCAAACGGTCAATAGTCCGCGTTTACAGCAATTAATTCGTGACCATGCGGGCGCGGTGCAGGTGTTGACTCAAGCTTGTCCGGGTTTGGTGGAACATGTGGAGGCCGGTGATTTTAGTAGCACGGCGGTGCGTCAATTGTTGAAGCATTACACCTTACCATTGTTGGAAGCGGGGGCGGATACGTTGGTGTTGGGGTGTACGCATTATCCGTTTTTGTCTGAGTTGATTCATGAAGTGACCCACGGGCGCATGACGGTGTTGGAAACTAGCACACCCGTTACCCATCAATTAATGCGGGTGCTGGAACGCCACGCGCTGCAAGCCACCCAAACGGCAGGTGGTGATGTGACATTTTTTACCGGACGGCAGGATGAACAACACTTGTTAAGCCTGCAAGTGTTGTGGCAACGCGCTGTTACGCCCCGTGAGTTACCGTGCTAA
- the rluB gene encoding 23S rRNA pseudouridine(2605) synthase RluB: MKERIQKLLSRAGYGSRREIERLVEAGEILVNGRRAESGQAIDEHDQVTLRGQRLHLSSRLQATPKVLMYNKPAGEVCTQTDPEGRKTVFEALPPIRAGRWIMVGRLDINTDGLLLFTTDGELANKLMHPSSGIEREYATRVLGQVDNEMLIRLQEGVELDDGKANFLRIKDAGGEGANHWYHVVLAEGRNREVRRLWESQGVKVSRLIRVRYGNMDLPRYLRTGHHKELDVRELRKLYALVGMTFDDGSDFKPSANFKPAHAGSNRSGQARSGASSARAESRWDGGGNRSGMGKRPSPRGRG, translated from the coding sequence ATGAAAGAACGCATCCAAAAACTCCTCTCCCGTGCTGGGTACGGCTCGCGCCGTGAAATCGAACGCCTTGTTGAAGCAGGTGAAATCCTTGTAAACGGACGACGTGCAGAATCCGGTCAAGCCATTGATGAGCATGATCAGGTCACGCTGCGTGGGCAACGTTTACACCTGAGTTCGCGCTTACAAGCCACGCCGAAAGTCCTGATGTACAACAAACCGGCGGGTGAAGTGTGTACCCAAACTGACCCGGAAGGCCGCAAAACCGTGTTTGAAGCATTGCCACCCATCCGCGCCGGACGCTGGATCATGGTGGGGCGGCTGGACATTAACACCGACGGTTTATTGCTGTTTACCACCGATGGTGAATTGGCGAATAAACTGATGCACCCATCTTCCGGCATTGAGCGCGAATACGCCACGCGGGTGCTGGGGCAGGTGGACAACGAAATGCTAATCCGGCTGCAAGAAGGTGTCGAGCTGGATGACGGCAAAGCCAATTTCCTCAGAATCAAAGACGCAGGTGGCGAAGGCGCGAACCATTGGTATCACGTGGTACTCGCCGAAGGCCGCAATCGCGAAGTGCGCCGCTTGTGGGAATCGCAAGGTGTCAAAGTGAGTCGCTTGATTCGGGTACGTTACGGCAATATGGATTTGCCCCGTTACCTACGCACCGGACATCACAAAGAGCTGGATGTAAGAGAGTTGCGCAAATTGTATGCTTTGGTGGGTATGACGTTTGACGACGGTTCCGACTTTAAACCCAGTGCTAACTTTAAACCGGCGCACGCTGGCAGCAATCGTAGTGGTCAAGCGCGATCTGGTGCAAGCAGCGCACGTGCGGAATCACGTTGGGATGGAGGCGGCAATCGTTCGGGGATGGGGAAACGTCCGTCACCGCGTGGGCGTGGATAG
- a CDS encoding c-type cytochrome: MAHSTPNDPMAKPVLIGGLLLIGTAVAVLAYNLFTTIEKNSIKGEADTTMQAAAADVNLAPIGSVNAVDKTIVKAARSGEAVYNAVCTSCHAAGVLNAPKIDDKGAWAPRVANGLDGLMKNAINGLNSMPARGGDPSITDEELSNAIVYMTGKAGHDLSSQVKAPAAAPAAQAAAPAEQAAAPAAAATPAAASPAETAAPAAAPAPAAQAAAPAAAAPAAAVDGEKVYKGICFSCHDVGVAGSPKLGDKAAWAPRIATGNDTLYGTAINGKNAMPAKGGNPALSDAEIKAAVDFMVSKSK, from the coding sequence GTGGCTCACTCGACACCTAACGACCCTATGGCGAAACCCGTTTTGATTGGGGGTCTGCTTTTGATTGGCACGGCGGTTGCTGTGTTGGCTTATAATTTGTTCACTACGATTGAAAAAAATTCCATCAAAGGCGAAGCAGATACCACCATGCAGGCGGCTGCGGCTGATGTTAACCTTGCGCCGATTGGTTCAGTTAACGCGGTTGATAAGACTATCGTTAAAGCTGCACGTAGCGGTGAAGCGGTTTATAACGCAGTTTGTACGTCTTGCCATGCGGCTGGTGTGCTGAATGCGCCTAAAATTGATGACAAAGGTGCATGGGCTCCGCGTGTTGCGAACGGCTTGGATGGCTTGATGAAAAATGCTATCAACGGCCTGAACTCCATGCCTGCGCGTGGTGGTGATCCGAGCATTACCGATGAAGAGTTAAGCAATGCCATCGTTTATATGACAGGCAAAGCAGGTCACGATCTGTCTTCACAAGTAAAAGCACCGGCAGCAGCTCCAGCGGCACAAGCAGCAGCACCAGCAGAACAGGCTGCGGCTCCTGCGGCAGCGGCAACACCAGCAGCGGCTTCGCCAGCAGAAACAGCGGCTCCAGCAGCGGCTCCGGCTCCAGCGGCACAAGCAGCAGCACCGGCTGCGGCAGCACCAGCGGCTGCTGTTGATGGCGAGAAAGTTTACAAAGGCATTTGCTTCTCCTGCCATGACGTTGGTGTTGCAGGTTCACCGAAATTAGGTGATAAAGCAGCTTGGGCACCACGTATCGCAACGGGTAATGACACACTGTATGGCACTGCCATTAATGGTAAAAATGCAATGCCTGCGAAAGGCGGCAACCCTGCCTTGTCTGATGCTGAAATCAAAGCGGCTGTTGACTTCATGGTTAGCAAGTCCAAGTAA